A section of the Papio anubis isolate 15944 chromosome 16, Panubis1.0, whole genome shotgun sequence genome encodes:
- the LOC110740627 gene encoding uncharacterized protein LOC110740627: MGAQGEGGSGVDWRDARRAGRQQDESRLGSGGLRCKESAQLTRPLAGAGRRQAGDGPCGGLGAREHRPAGAEALQARRQEALSQPSAPWRRGPKGGAFLKRRRPLQEAKGMAAWAAVDQGAGPRVAEAHPRRAPGRGSGTGWPREPSREDRTRRSLGPEPADPAGSLPALPRTRRPRTREPPAHLATHPPVGDDHSGTPGLPRGPPARASSRPVRGCRAISAAGRRRTRRGGSWPWRSQGGRLCARPLLGPPVPEPLAGANPGLETRSSGASRMRLPGGRLAWVGVPKPRPYLCFMLQCPSALASQWPVRAALSHRPGVSGDTDLAKQPRMNSPAMDAASRHG; encoded by the exons ATGGGCGCACAGGGCGAGGGCGGCAGCGGCGTGGACTGGAGGGACGCTCGCCGCGCGGGCCGCCAGCAGGATGAAAGTCGTCTGGGATCAGGTGGTTTGAGGTGCAAGGAATCCGCCCAGTTGACCCGCCCGCTAGCTGGGGCGGGTCGGCGACAGGCCGGGGATGGACCTTGCGGCGGGCTGGGAGCTCGGGAGCATCGGCCGGCAGGAGCGGAAGCGCTGCAGGCCAGGCGGCAGGAGGCACTCAGCCAGCCCAGTGCACCCTGGCGGCGCGGCCCCAAAGGCGGCGCATTCCTAAAGAGGCGGCGGCCCCTGCAGGAGGCCAAGGGGATGGCGGCCTGGGCTGCAGTGGACCAGGGCGCAGGCCCGAG GGTCGCAGAAGCCCACCCTCGGCGCGCGCCAGGCCGGGGCAGCGGGACAGGGTGGCCCCGGGAGCCGAGCCGCGAAGACAGGACCCGGCGGAGCCTTGGCCCGGAGCCCGCGGACCCCG CCGGCAGCCTCCCCGCGCTTCCCCGCACCCGCCGCCCCAGAACTCGGGAGCCGCCGGCGCACCTGGCCACGCATCCTCCGGTGGGAGATGACCACAGTGGGACACCGGGGCTTCCTCGCGGCCCGCCCGCGCGTGCGTCCTCGCGGCCCGTCCGCGGGTGCAGGGCTATAAGTGCCGCTGGAAGGAGGCGCACGCGCCGCGGCGGTTCCTGGCCTTGGCGCTCCCAGGGCGGGAGGCTCTGCGCGCGTCCGCTCTTGGGGCCACCCGTTCCAGAGCCACTCGCCGGGGCCAACCCGGGGCTCGAGACCCGGAGCTCGGGCGCGAGCAGGATGCGGCTCCCCGGGGGGCGGTTGGCGTGGGTAGGAGTCCCGAAGCCCCGACCTTACCTCTGCTTCATGCTGCAATGTCCCTCAGCGCTGGCGTCCCAGTGGCCGGTCCGTGCTGCCCTGTCCCACAGGCCCGGCGTCAGTGGAG
- the LOC110740621 gene encoding LOW QUALITY PROTEIN: coiled-coil domain-containing protein 188 (The sequence of the model RefSeq protein was modified relative to this genomic sequence to represent the inferred CDS: deleted 2 bases in 1 codon; substituted 1 base at 1 genomic stop codon), translating into MAGLKTLGPCGHPHPHPPCPPAAASSSHGECLDXHCQGFVGWPCLVPISSAHSVQSQRPYPVPGAGDRGRGPRVESKAPAIFLSSKEQTARNPEGLRQGNLETRLRWGWPLHPGSNQRASRQEGSTGSGPRPCACPSLSLEGRALASPRAALSQLQCGPLGSAEQSFLQLEQENHSLPPDPASMQPLGNRVPLQLLWQELCQGQETFVQQSQNELQQIRLCFEKMVITEVPAWLRGRGTGGPPSLCREQAQCRTQARKEPQMASMTVSPPRPTLGLETSPPPRALLGQGGEMGSSRAGPGQGASEKWLQEPVQEEGARAVVGGALSEEGFPKSGIPALSLDHRGGLPSPTERKAKAGKLQGPGRPALVGDCAAEPSPQAPCAPLPLTAATRRLLTLRLLLGALLGAYVYMVNPRPFEGLVPPLLSHATIWKLRALLDPFLHLEVNGLLS; encoded by the exons ATGGCGGGGCTGAAAACCCTGGGCCCCTgtggccacccccacccccac ccaccgtgTCCCCCAGCTGCAGCCTCCAGCAGCCATGGAGAATGCCTGGACTAGCACTGCCAGGGATTTGTAGGGTGGCCCTGCCTGGTCCCCATCTCCTCTGCTCACTCAGTTCAGTCCCAGAGACCTTACCCAGTTCCAGGGGCAGGGGACAGGGGCAGGGGGCCCAGGGTAGAGAGCAAGGCTCCCGCGATCTTTCTGTCCAGCAAGGAGCAGACAGCAAGAAACCCTGAGGGACTGAGACAAGGAAACCTGGAGACAAGGCTCAGGTGGGGCTGGCCCCTGCACCCAGGGTCAAATCAGAGGGCTTCCAGGCAGGAGGGATCCACTGGCTCAGGGCCCAGACCCTGTGCATGCCCATCCCTGTCACTGGAGGGAAGGGCCCTGGCCTCGCCCAGGGCAGCCCTGTCCCAGCTGCAGTGCGGGCCGCTGGGCTCTGCAGAACAGTCCTTCCTgcagctggagcaggagaatcacagTCTG CCCCCTGACCCAGCTAGCATGCAGCCCTTGGGGAACAGGGTacctctgcagctgctgtggcAGGAGCTGTGCCAGGGGCAAGAGACTTTCGTGCAGCAGTCCCAG AACGAACTGCAGCAGATCCGCCTGTGCTTTGAGAAGATGGTCATCACAGAAGTGCCCGCCTGGCTGAGGGGGAGGGGTACTGGGGGCCCACCCA GCCTCTGCAGGGAGCAGGCCCAGTGCCGCACTCAGGCCAGGAAGGAGCCGCAGATGGCAAGCATGACAGTGAGCCCCCCACGCCCCACTCTGGGTCTGGAGACCAGCCCCCCACCCAGGGCCCTGCTTGGGCAAGGGGGAGAAATGGGCTCCAGCAGAGCAGGTCCAGGGCAGGGGGCATCTGAAAAGTGGCTGCAGGAACCTGTTCAGGAGGAAGGGGCCAGGGCTGTGGTAGGGGGAGCCCTGTCTGAGGAGGGTTTCCCAAAGTCAGGGATCCCCGCCCTCAGCCTGGACCATCGGGGTGGGCTCCCCTCCCCAACAGAAAGGAAGGCCAAAGCTGGAAAGCTCCAAGGGCCTGGCAGGCCAGCTCTGGTAGGTGACTGCGCGGCagagcccagcccccaggccccCTGCGCACCCCTGCCCCTGACTGCCGCCACCCGTAGGCTGTTGACCCTGAGGCTGCTGCTGGGTGCCCTGCTGGGCGCCTATGTGTACATGGTGAACCCTAGGCCCTTCGAGGGGTTGGTGCCACCCCTGCTGAGCCATGCCACCATCTGGAAGCTCCGGGCCCTGCTGGACCCCTTCCTGCACCTTGAGGTGAATGGCCTCCTGTCCTAG